In Entomomonas moraniae, one DNA window encodes the following:
- a CDS encoding carbamate kinase, translating to MKTLVIALGGNALLQRKEALTAENQYKNIAILAEMIIKLAKNYRIVLVHGNGPQVGLLSLQNEAYKEVPSYPLDILVAESQAMIGYMITQKINELDPAQRITTILTRMEVDLNDPDFKNPSKFIGPVYDEAQKNALQKEQPHWQFKKDGEFYRRVVPSPRPHKLIERQSVNVLLDAQHIVICGGGGGIPVNKDNNTIKGIEAVIDKDLTASLIAQQLGAENFVILTDADAVYTGWGTPEQKAIEKATTEELAPMGVSDGSMGPKVMAVCDFVNNTGHNAYIGALKNINDIMDGKSGTLIYKK from the coding sequence ATGAAAACATTAGTTATTGCCTTAGGTGGGAATGCATTATTACAGCGCAAAGAAGCGTTAACGGCTGAAAACCAATATAAAAATATTGCGATACTAGCAGAAATGATTATTAAGCTAGCTAAAAACTACCGTATCGTATTGGTTCATGGCAATGGCCCTCAAGTAGGTTTATTATCTCTTCAAAATGAAGCCTATAAAGAAGTTCCTTCCTATCCATTAGATATTCTAGTGGCTGAAAGCCAAGCAATGATCGGCTATATGATCACTCAAAAAATCAATGAGCTTGATCCGGCACAACGTATTACTACTATCTTAACGCGTATGGAAGTTGATCTAAACGATCCAGATTTTAAAAACCCAAGTAAATTTATTGGCCCTGTTTATGATGAGGCTCAAAAAAATGCTTTACAAAAAGAACAGCCACACTGGCAGTTCAAAAAAGATGGAGAGTTCTATCGTCGTGTTGTTCCATCTCCAAGACCTCACAAACTTATTGAAAGACAATCTGTTAATGTTCTACTTGATGCCCAACACATTGTGATCTGTGGTGGTGGCGGCGGTATCCCTGTAAACAAAGATAACAATACTATCAAAGGTATTGAAGCGGTTATTGATAAAGATTTAACTGCATCACTTATTGCACAACAACTTGGTGCCGAAAACTTTGTTATACTTACAGATGCCGATGCTGTTTATACTGGTTGGGGTACTCCAGAACAAAAAGCAATTGAAAAAGCAACAACAGAAGAACTAGCTCCTATGGGTGTTTCTGACGGATCTATGGGACCAAAAGTTATGGCTGTTTGTGATTTCGTTAATAACACTGGCCATAATGCTTATATTGGTGCATTAAAAAATATCAATGATATTATGGACGGGAAATCAGGTACATTAATTTACAAAAAATAG
- a CDS encoding MFS transporter, which translates to MGNTNNLQKQELIPYWIKLTAIFFLGWIALYATRSIISPLKGNLESAYSLTNAEIGSIMSLFYLGYTLLNAPSGLIGDILGKKLVLVTGVIGFGAFTIISGTMSTYTMFMFMWILVGIFQGFFYGPQYGLSSEAIPKKHLTLGSAIINSGMAFGLSFGYFISTSSLENGYNWHTPFYIIGVITIIIGLLMWWIIKSRPSTTNGTTANTPKEKISFKQLFCNRNINMCYIIIFSVMFGFFVLVTWLPAYLEEARGIKGNNIATIASLVPWFAIPGSLFFSWVCDRLGSQKPVLLVMLPISLVAVLAVPLSSSITVLVIALITYGLVGKISTNPVLVAIVANSAPSNTLSTSFGVYNCLGMIGSILAPVVTGLIKDTTGSYDLSFYVAAALIGVGMIATLMIKQDAKTA; encoded by the coding sequence ATGGGCAATACCAACAATTTACAAAAACAAGAACTTATACCTTATTGGATTAAGCTGACTGCTATTTTCTTTCTTGGTTGGATAGCACTTTACGCAACGCGTAGTATTATCTCACCACTGAAAGGAAACCTAGAAAGTGCTTATAGCCTAACCAATGCTGAGATAGGTTCAATCATGAGTTTATTCTATTTAGGATATACTCTCTTGAATGCACCTTCAGGTCTTATTGGTGATATTTTAGGTAAAAAACTCGTTCTAGTTACTGGGGTGATAGGGTTTGGTGCTTTTACAATCATCTCCGGCACCATGTCAACTTATACCATGTTCATGTTTATGTGGATACTGGTTGGTATTTTCCAAGGTTTTTTCTATGGTCCACAATATGGTCTCTCTTCAGAGGCCATTCCAAAGAAACACTTAACACTTGGTAGTGCCATTATTAATAGTGGAATGGCGTTTGGTCTATCATTTGGTTATTTTATCTCAACCTCATCACTTGAAAATGGTTATAACTGGCATACACCTTTTTATATTATTGGTGTTATTACCATCATTATCGGCTTATTAATGTGGTGGATTATTAAATCTCGCCCTAGCACAACCAATGGTACAACTGCGAATACGCCTAAAGAAAAAATTAGTTTTAAACAGCTTTTCTGTAATCGCAATATTAACATGTGTTATATCATTATTTTCTCTGTGATGTTTGGATTCTTTGTGTTAGTTACTTGGTTACCTGCCTATTTAGAAGAAGCCAGAGGAATCAAAGGAAATAACATAGCGACTATCGCTTCATTAGTGCCTTGGTTTGCAATCCCTGGATCATTATTCTTCAGTTGGGTATGTGATCGATTAGGCTCTCAAAAACCTGTTCTATTAGTTATGTTGCCTATTTCACTCGTTGCCGTATTAGCCGTACCTTTAAGTAGTTCTATTACTGTTTTAGTTATAGCACTCATCACCTATGGCCTAGTAGGGAAAATCAGTACCAACCCTGTACTTGTTGCAATTGTCGCCAATAGTGCTCCCTCCAATACTCTGAGTACTTCATTTGGTGTTTATAATTGTTTAGGGATGATTGGTTCTATTTTAGCACCTGTTGTTACTGGCTTAATCAAAGATACAACCGGTAGCTATGACCTAAGCTTTTACGTCGCAGCGGCATTGATTGGTGTTGGAATGATTGCTACTTTAATGATTAAACAAGATGCCAAAACGGCTTAA
- the allS gene encoding HTH-type transcriptional activator AllS — protein MLDYEMIRTFITVAECKSFSRAAKVLHRTSAAISYRIKLLEENVGVLLFNRSTRSIELTPAGEYLFTRYQQLKDWVDTIPEELQQVCSGVEQNVNIVINNLLYDSTAVANLLVSLSAKFPFTHFHISRHVYMGVWDAMISEDYHFAIGVTGVESLVNDISVHFLGDINWIFVVSPHHPLASVDGVLREDQLRPYPAINVDDTAHHLPKRTAWLLTRQHEIKVPDLHTKLECHLNGVGVGFLPKNLCQPYIDSGRLIPKKVYRARHGSPLSLAWNESRKGPVVDYLINLFKSENPAVKYFLNAVS, from the coding sequence ATGTTAGATTATGAAATGATACGCACTTTTATTACCGTTGCGGAATGTAAGAGTTTTTCGCGTGCGGCTAAAGTGCTTCATAGAACATCAGCTGCTATTAGTTATCGAATTAAACTGCTTGAGGAAAACGTTGGTGTCCTATTGTTTAATCGAAGTACCCGCAGTATAGAGTTAACACCGGCAGGAGAGTATCTATTTACTCGTTATCAGCAATTAAAAGATTGGGTAGATACTATTCCTGAAGAGTTACAGCAAGTTTGTTCTGGTGTTGAACAAAATGTAAATATCGTGATTAATAATTTGTTGTATGACAGTACAGCTGTTGCAAATTTATTGGTTAGCTTGTCAGCAAAATTTCCATTTACCCATTTTCATATTTCACGGCATGTATACATGGGGGTATGGGATGCGATGATTAGTGAGGACTATCATTTTGCAATTGGTGTCACCGGCGTTGAGTCTCTTGTTAATGATATTAGTGTTCATTTTTTAGGCGATATCAATTGGATTTTTGTTGTTTCACCTCATCATCCATTGGCTAGTGTTGATGGTGTATTGCGTGAGGATCAGTTACGACCTTATCCAGCGATTAATGTTGATGATACTGCGCACCATCTACCTAAGCGTACAGCATGGTTATTGACAAGGCAACATGAGATTAAGGTGCCCGATTTACACACTAAATTAGAATGTCATTTAAATGGTGTTGGTGTCGGGTTTTTACCAAAAAATTTATGCCAACCCTATATTGACTCGGGACGATTAATCCCTAAAAAGGTTTATAGAGCTAGGCATGGATCACCTTTATCATTAGCATGGAATGAGAGTAGAAAGGGACCTGTAGTCGACTATTTAATTAATTTATTTAAGTCAGAGAACCCTGCCGTTAAGTATTTTTTGAATGCGGTAAGTTAG
- a CDS encoding tetratricopeptide repeat protein → MDIWDWVFRLENDLEEAGHEHASKLIEQLTTEILEMNIGKAEALIPEAIALSRSLKNPWLEVFFRHWEMRNRIGNKSEGESVLAEVVSLFEFAHRDETITCPQTVCVTQDLSACYANIDGPAWVEERKAVCNETFERIDPSWSCFHCLSCEYADALLDEGKPEEALDYLKAQGEKITTFGEEVSEAIRTFEVHALLRLNQPEKALAILEKCEAEVDGYDWPVSKQDRHILKAHTLALLGRVDESWEILPAWNDVAPRYYLSWVRTVNALLNKEPEKNTWSLGSAIQAVLTHFVEVGAHRRCIEVAEVQIKLALARGSVWTAKKALVIAHEALPKLRAPLGADKLLAALSTEVEHHSAQASLPVPAEALLAWLNDQASQNEEAGRNPEQELELLMLAVEERPNDEQLIDITVSALQACSATKEAEALLWRYIENNHEQESDLAYQLLGLLIRGNKLAELERLANYYTDTQPTIALWCRIQQAYHQSNYDEAKQRCLEMYEIVPSYLGAPRVLVAIAVQEDNFAEAEKWQQIIVDKITDDSTSDVWDLLTYSCANQNWFLARSIAKQLEITLESTGGVINEDWGWIRVEVVEENEKIEYLARCTGPVTAVIKEPAHPSKQQRVDDKVVFDAAQLAPVPEDEEERKYFIPLYRMVKTLKQGNFGRTWFVDGVYPGEEMFKAFEDIIDAKGWRIWVNSNQNYQVTDQFDLDETPLPAVFFSITAPKSVSSAEIHQLLEEVTADWVHPVHWLRLAEEVGVSIDEHQEIITRYGL, encoded by the coding sequence ATGGATATTTGGGATTGGGTTTTTCGCCTAGAGAATGATTTAGAAGAAGCAGGTCATGAGCATGCGAGTAAACTTATAGAGCAGCTGACAACTGAAATTTTGGAAATGAATATTGGTAAGGCGGAGGCTTTAATCCCTGAGGCCATTGCTTTAAGTCGCAGTTTGAAAAATCCTTGGCTTGAGGTTTTTTTCCGCCATTGGGAGATGCGTAATCGTATTGGTAACAAATCGGAAGGAGAGTCTGTTTTAGCAGAGGTTGTTTCCTTATTTGAGTTCGCGCATCGTGATGAAACTATTACTTGCCCACAAACGGTTTGTGTAACACAAGATTTATCTGCCTGTTATGCTAATATTGATGGCCCCGCTTGGGTTGAAGAGCGTAAAGCTGTTTGTAATGAGACTTTTGAGCGAATTGATCCTTCTTGGAGTTGCTTTCATTGCTTATCTTGTGAGTATGCCGATGCCTTATTGGATGAAGGAAAACCCGAAGAAGCACTCGATTATTTAAAAGCTCAGGGTGAAAAGATTACAACGTTTGGTGAAGAGGTGAGTGAAGCTATACGTACCTTCGAAGTACATGCTTTATTGAGATTAAACCAACCTGAAAAAGCATTAGCTATTCTTGAAAAGTGTGAAGCAGAAGTTGATGGCTATGATTGGCCTGTCAGTAAACAAGATAGACATATTTTAAAAGCACATACGTTAGCTTTATTAGGCCGTGTGGATGAGTCTTGGGAAATATTGCCTGCTTGGAATGATGTAGCCCCTCGTTATTACTTGAGCTGGGTACGTACAGTTAATGCCTTATTGAATAAAGAGCCTGAAAAGAACACATGGTCATTAGGTAGTGCAATACAGGCTGTATTAACACATTTTGTTGAGGTTGGCGCACATCGTCGTTGTATCGAAGTGGCCGAGGTACAGATCAAACTTGCATTGGCTCGTGGAAGTGTGTGGACAGCAAAAAAAGCTTTAGTCATTGCCCATGAAGCGTTACCTAAATTAAGAGCACCTTTGGGAGCGGATAAGCTATTGGCAGCACTATCAACAGAAGTTGAACACCATTCTGCACAGGCTTCATTACCTGTACCAGCCGAAGCGCTATTGGCATGGCTAAACGACCAAGCAAGTCAAAATGAAGAAGCTGGACGTAATCCTGAGCAAGAGCTTGAGCTTTTAATGCTTGCTGTTGAAGAGCGTCCGAATGATGAACAATTAATTGATATTACAGTCTCAGCGTTACAAGCCTGTTCGGCAACGAAAGAGGCCGAAGCGTTGTTATGGCGATATATTGAAAATAATCATGAGCAAGAATCTGATTTAGCCTATCAATTATTAGGTTTATTGATTAGAGGGAATAAATTAGCAGAGCTTGAGCGATTGGCTAATTATTATACTGATACACAACCTACGATTGCATTGTGGTGTCGTATTCAGCAAGCGTATCACCAAAGCAATTACGATGAAGCTAAGCAACGCTGTTTAGAAATGTATGAAATAGTACCGAGTTACTTGGGGGCTCCTCGTGTATTGGTAGCTATTGCTGTGCAAGAAGATAACTTTGCAGAAGCTGAAAAATGGCAGCAGATTATTGTTGATAAAATAACAGATGACTCGACATCGGATGTATGGGATTTATTAACCTATAGTTGTGCTAACCAAAATTGGTTTTTAGCACGAAGCATAGCTAAACAGTTAGAAATAACACTTGAGTCAACAGGGGGCGTTATTAATGAGGATTGGGGCTGGATACGTGTTGAAGTTGTTGAGGAAAATGAAAAAATAGAATATTTAGCAAGATGCACAGGTCCTGTGACCGCAGTGATTAAAGAACCAGCTCATCCATCAAAGCAACAGCGTGTAGATGATAAAGTGGTTTTTGATGCAGCACAGCTGGCTCCTGTACCAGAAGATGAGGAGGAGCGTAAGTATTTTATTCCTCTTTATCGTATGGTGAAAACGCTAAAACAAGGTAATTTTGGACGAACATGGTTTGTTGATGGTGTTTATCCAGGAGAAGAAATGTTCAAAGCTTTTGAGGACATCATTGATGCTAAGGGTTGGCGGATTTGGGTTAATAGTAATCAAAATTATCAAGTGACGGATCAATTTGATTTAGACGAAACTCCTCTTCCAGCAGTATTTTTCTCAATTACAGCACCTAAAAGCGTGTCTTCTGCCGAGATTCACCAACTCTTAGAAGAAGTAACGGCGGATTGGGTACACCCCGTACACTGGCTTCGCTTAGCAGAGGAAGTTGGAGTATCTATTGATGAGCATCAGGAAATAATAACTCGTTATGGTTTATAG
- a CDS encoding ATP-binding protein, with translation MSKVTTIESKVCVAGVDLNGLMQVLSKHLYSTPMVALRELVQNAHDSIVRRRIEQPSWLDKGRITVIGDRQNKQVRIIDTGAGLTEYEIHTFLATVGVGYTRQLRQKDDETGLIGMFGLGFLSAFVLAKQVTLITTSYQSTGQTWCYRSANAEQYTVTESEPRHVVGTEIILDLKDEFLFLSTQESLNKILGRYCILLNEPIYINDAKEAINPESPPWRKKREDVVVHPLQEQRQCLSFAARFEQNFEPICTFPVIPDEQTDVIGMLWVQDGATYGTSDNRNLSIFLRGMLLDDDARDLLPSWAGFIGGVIESNRLIPTASREDLQKDANYYAVQHALNESLINGLATIAAKQPEVWRRILKRHNEALLGASLCDERLFQLLMDTIKIPTSQGDLTAQALVSSHTIHVMLGSHGGFEDTLFRALQVPVALGDRYAVVPFLRRYTLAKKYKLIELGTEKGNQHLFSLADLPANDMEWLTKVLADGEDIVIARFMPIELPFVVVIDREAELKKRLEEDETDKKISQAALRLARQFTAQITKTSMVKLYINLNNQAIIELLQAFHASNPQVEGAVKLLKSLKIIMSGRDNQNQALNLNQALIDFTQAVQIILKLS, from the coding sequence ATGAGTAAAGTCACTACGATAGAATCAAAAGTTTGTGTAGCAGGTGTTGATCTTAATGGGTTGATGCAAGTATTAAGTAAACACCTCTATTCAACCCCCATGGTTGCTTTAAGAGAGCTCGTGCAAAATGCACATGATTCTATTGTGCGTCGCCGAATTGAACAACCTAGTTGGTTGGATAAAGGGCGGATTACGGTGATTGGTGATCGACAGAATAAGCAAGTTAGAATCATCGATACGGGCGCAGGATTGACAGAGTATGAGATACATACTTTTTTAGCTACTGTTGGCGTTGGCTATACGAGACAGCTTCGTCAGAAGGATGATGAAACAGGCTTAATAGGGATGTTTGGTTTAGGTTTTTTATCTGCTTTCGTGTTGGCTAAACAAGTAACACTTATTACAACATCTTATCAGTCTACTGGGCAAACGTGGTGCTATCGTTCAGCAAATGCCGAGCAGTATACAGTAACAGAGAGTGAACCAAGGCATGTCGTGGGCACTGAGATTATTTTAGATTTAAAAGATGAGTTTCTTTTTCTAAGTACTCAAGAGTCGCTCAATAAAATTTTAGGTCGTTATTGTATATTACTAAACGAACCTATTTATATTAATGATGCAAAAGAGGCTATTAACCCAGAATCACCGCCTTGGCGTAAAAAGCGTGAAGATGTAGTTGTTCATCCATTACAAGAGCAACGCCAATGCTTAAGTTTTGCAGCACGATTTGAACAAAACTTTGAGCCTATTTGTACTTTTCCCGTGATCCCTGATGAGCAAACAGATGTCATTGGTATGCTGTGGGTTCAGGACGGTGCGACTTATGGTACGAGTGATAATAGAAATTTATCTATTTTTTTACGTGGTATGTTATTAGATGATGATGCGCGTGATTTGTTACCTTCGTGGGCTGGTTTTATTGGTGGGGTTATTGAATCTAACCGCTTAATACCAACGGCTAGTCGGGAAGATTTGCAAAAAGATGCTAATTATTATGCTGTTCAGCATGCACTTAATGAGTCGTTAATTAATGGTCTAGCAACCATTGCTGCTAAACAACCTGAGGTTTGGCGGCGAATTTTAAAGCGTCATAACGAAGCATTATTAGGAGCTTCATTGTGCGATGAGCGCTTGTTTCAATTATTGATGGATACGATAAAGATTCCAACTTCTCAAGGCGATTTAACCGCACAAGCATTGGTATCTAGTCACACTATCCATGTTATGTTGGGTAGTCATGGTGGCTTTGAAGATACGCTATTTCGTGCGTTACAGGTTCCAGTTGCTTTAGGTGATCGGTATGCGGTCGTTCCATTTTTACGCCGTTATACGCTCGCAAAGAAATATAAGCTTATTGAATTAGGAACAGAGAAAGGTAATCAGCATCTATTTTCGCTAGCAGACTTGCCCGCTAATGATATGGAATGGTTAACCAAGGTATTAGCCGATGGAGAGGATATTGTCATTGCACGATTTATGCCAATAGAACTTCCTTTTGTTGTCGTTATTGACCGTGAAGCTGAACTTAAAAAGCGCCTTGAAGAAGATGAGACCGATAAAAAGATATCTCAAGCAGCTTTGCGCTTAGCACGTCAATTTACAGCACAAATTACAAAAACTTCGATGGTAAAGTTATACATTAATTTGAATAATCAGGCTATCATCGAGTTATTACAAGCTTTTCATGCGAGTAATCCACAAGTAGAGGGTGCCGTTAAACTATTGAAGTCTTTGAAAATCATAATGTCGGGGCGTGATAATCAAAATCAAGCACTCAATTTAAATCAGGCATTGATTGATTTTACTCAAGCAGTACAGATTATATTGAAACTTTCATGA
- a CDS encoding S41 family peptidase has translation MLIKQRIISLMFCSILCSFSGQAVLAQTALDSKNGDQAATLPLDELRTFVEVFERIKSAYVEPIDDKTLMNNAIKGMVSNLDPHSAYLDNKMYNNLEEMATGQFGGLGIEIEQSEGFIKIVAPIDDSPATNAGIQSGDLIVKINDTPTKDMSLNDASISMQGKVGEKIDLTLVRGTKKPFVVTLTRAKIQMKSVKAQLVEKGYGYIRISQFQTNTGKEVNKALSELVKQNKGSLKGVVLDLRDNPGGVLQAAIDTVDQFVDKGLVVYTKGRLPNSELHFYTNIGDPSNGVPLVVLVNNGSASASEIVAGALQDLNRAVIMGTRSFGKGSVQTILPVNKKEALKLTTALYYTPKGRSIQALGIEPDIVVSQATVSQAKPGFEVREADLQNHLNNAKKGMTSNTNDADNLQIKDYQLSQAISLLKGLSVVSKSDVSKKG, from the coding sequence ATGCTAATAAAACAACGTATTATATCTTTGATGTTCTGTTCTATATTATGTTCATTTTCAGGCCAAGCAGTGCTTGCTCAAACGGCGTTGGACTCGAAAAATGGTGACCAAGCGGCAACGTTACCACTTGATGAGTTACGAACATTTGTCGAGGTATTTGAGCGAATTAAATCGGCCTATGTTGAACCGATAGATGATAAGACATTAATGAACAATGCCATCAAGGGTATGGTGAGTAACTTAGACCCTCATTCAGCTTATTTAGATAATAAGATGTACAATAATTTAGAAGAAATGGCGACAGGCCAGTTTGGTGGGTTGGGAATAGAAATAGAGCAAAGTGAGGGCTTTATCAAAATAGTTGCTCCCATTGATGACTCTCCTGCAACGAATGCAGGCATTCAGTCAGGTGATCTTATTGTCAAAATTAATGATACCCCAACAAAAGATATGTCACTGAATGATGCATCCATCAGTATGCAAGGTAAAGTTGGTGAAAAAATCGATTTGACACTTGTTCGAGGCACAAAAAAGCCTTTTGTTGTGACATTAACACGTGCCAAAATACAAATGAAGAGTGTCAAAGCCCAGTTGGTAGAAAAGGGCTATGGCTATATCAGAATCTCACAATTTCAAACCAATACAGGGAAAGAAGTTAATAAGGCATTATCGGAACTTGTTAAACAAAATAAAGGGTCTTTAAAAGGAGTTGTGCTGGATTTAAGAGATAATCCTGGTGGTGTATTACAAGCTGCAATCGATACGGTTGATCAGTTTGTTGACAAAGGGCTTGTTGTTTACACTAAAGGGCGACTTCCTAATTCTGAATTACATTTTTATACCAATATTGGTGATCCTAGCAATGGAGTTCCGTTGGTTGTACTAGTGAATAACGGCAGTGCCTCTGCCTCTGAAATAGTCGCTGGTGCATTGCAAGACTTAAATCGTGCCGTGATTATGGGAACTAGAAGTTTTGGTAAAGGGTCTGTACAAACAATATTGCCAGTTAATAAAAAAGAAGCGTTGAAACTGACGACTGCACTTTATTACACCCCCAAGGGGCGCTCAATACAAGCATTAGGTATTGAGCCCGATATTGTCGTTTCACAAGCTACTGTGTCACAAGCTAAACCTGGCTTTGAAGTAAGGGAGGCTGATTTACAAAACCATCTTAATAATGCTAAAAAAGGTATGACTTCGAATACTAATGACGCTGATAATTTACAAATTAAAGATTATCAATTAAGCCAAGCGATTTCATTATTAAAAGGTTTAAGTGTTGTGTCTAAATCAGACGTTAGCAAAAAAGGTTAG
- a CDS encoding murein hydrolase activator EnvC family protein, with amino-acid sequence MQRFFGLLLFSVFIASPLVIADERRDTLHQIEMAKQEVVELEKVLSQLKVQRGASQKELRKTETDIANLEKKIATLKKEQAETVSKLAWLTEEQQKTELKRTEQEQIFATQAKAAYEGGQQEYLKLLLNQQEPEKVSRMLVYYDYLSQARLVQLSEFKETIKQLKDIEIEMQQYRAQLDSQNEELQTQHNQLAALRKKYRLVLASLNKQITDKGDRLAQREKDQAELNKLLRAIDSTLERQARERSLTQLPSTANANKNQNRVVVANNLGYSGSFAKAKGKLSWPLSGKIIASYGSTRGGDERSKWDGVLIAANRGATVKAIHEGRIVYSDWLRGTGWLIIIDHGQGYYSLYGHNQSLLKKVGTTVKAGESIATAGNSGGSNEVALYFSIRKQGQTVDPTLWCR; translated from the coding sequence ATGCAACGTTTTTTTGGGCTACTTCTTTTTTCTGTTTTTATTGCTTCTCCGCTAGTTATCGCAGATGAGCGGCGCGATACGTTGCATCAAATAGAAATGGCGAAGCAAGAGGTTGTTGAGCTAGAAAAAGTATTGTCTCAATTAAAAGTACAACGCGGCGCTTCACAAAAAGAGCTACGTAAGACGGAAACAGATATTGCTAATCTTGAAAAAAAAATAGCAACATTAAAAAAAGAACAGGCTGAAACAGTATCAAAATTAGCTTGGTTAACTGAAGAGCAACAAAAAACAGAATTAAAGCGCACAGAGCAAGAGCAAATTTTTGCTACTCAAGCAAAGGCTGCCTATGAAGGTGGGCAACAAGAGTATTTAAAGTTATTATTAAACCAGCAAGAGCCTGAAAAGGTATCTAGAATGTTGGTTTATTATGATTATTTAAGCCAAGCACGGTTAGTACAGCTAAGCGAGTTTAAAGAGACGATTAAACAGTTAAAAGATATTGAAATTGAAATGCAACAGTATCGTGCTCAATTAGACTCTCAAAATGAAGAGCTACAAACGCAACACAACCAGTTAGCGGCACTTCGAAAAAAATACCGTCTTGTTTTAGCCAGTCTTAATAAGCAAATTACTGATAAAGGTGATCGTTTAGCTCAACGAGAAAAAGATCAGGCAGAGTTAAATAAACTGTTAAGGGCGATCGATTCTACATTAGAAAGACAGGCCAGAGAACGATCGTTAACACAATTACCATCCACTGCTAACGCTAATAAAAATCAAAATAGAGTCGTTGTTGCTAATAATCTTGGGTATTCAGGTAGTTTTGCAAAGGCCAAAGGTAAATTATCATGGCCTTTGAGTGGTAAGATTATTGCTAGCTATGGCTCAACGCGTGGGGGCGATGAACGTAGCAAATGGGATGGCGTACTGATTGCCGCTAACCGAGGGGCGACAGTAAAAGCTATTCATGAAGGGCGCATTGTATATTCTGATTGGCTTAGAGGTACAGGTTGGTTAATTATCATCGACCATGGTCAAGGTTATTACAGTCTCTATGGGCACAATCAATCATTATTAAAAAAAGTTGGCACTACAGTGAAAGCGGGTGAAAGTATAGCAACGGCTGGTAACAGTGGTGGTAGTAATGAGGTCGCTTTGTATTTTTCTATTAGAAAGCAAGGTCAAACAGTTGACCCTACCTTGTGGTGTCGCTGA